From the genome of Magnetococcales bacterium, one region includes:
- a CDS encoding glycosyltransferase family 1 protein yields MIRIHILTEGCVTTNGRGFLYPLLRYQVALREHGIQFRLFTAITPDLFACDLLIVESKYYRLAWEKRPGAILAEFASFQERIKRVLFFDTGDNSGWIVTQVLPFVHRYCKNQLLRDRQRYLSPMYGNRLFTDFYHHHAGVNDPEPVAPTVIANPAWLDKLCLSWNSGLADYSRWGHRRMDLYQRWPLRWLLRPATRCHPPSAPRPKEVACRINTNYKSAVVAYQRVLIDQKLARYRGVGRLSRPDFLREMAESRLVVSPFGWGEIAYRDYETFLCGAVLLKPDMSHMETWPDYYQNGTTMVAHRWDLADLDEQITTILANPAHFTEVARQGQETYRRYLLGPEACQLFCERFVALVRETMNNNVEQRF; encoded by the coding sequence ATGATACGCATCCATATCCTGACGGAAGGGTGTGTCACCACCAATGGGCGGGGATTTTTGTATCCTTTGCTCCGCTACCAGGTGGCTTTGCGTGAACATGGCATTCAGTTCCGCCTGTTTACGGCCATCACCCCGGATCTTTTTGCCTGCGATCTGCTCATTGTCGAGAGCAAGTATTATCGCCTGGCCTGGGAAAAGCGCCCGGGCGCCATCCTGGCGGAGTTTGCCTCCTTTCAGGAACGCATCAAGAGGGTTCTTTTTTTCGATACCGGCGACAACAGCGGCTGGATCGTGACCCAGGTTTTGCCTTTCGTGCATCGATATTGCAAAAATCAACTGTTGCGGGATCGACAGCGTTACCTCTCCCCCATGTATGGCAACCGTCTCTTCACGGATTTTTACCATCATCACGCCGGAGTCAACGATCCCGAACCCGTTGCCCCGACAGTCATTGCCAACCCGGCCTGGCTGGACAAACTGTGTCTCTCCTGGAATTCAGGTCTGGCGGACTATTCCCGTTGGGGACATCGGCGCATGGATCTTTACCAGCGTTGGCCCCTCCGTTGGTTACTACGGCCTGCGACCCGTTGTCACCCGCCCTCCGCGCCACGCCCCAAGGAGGTTGCCTGCCGAATCAATACCAACTATAAAAGCGCCGTTGTCGCCTACCAGAGAGTCCTGATTGATCAAAAGCTGGCCCGTTATCGCGGCGTCGGTCGTCTCTCCCGCCCGGATTTTTTGCGCGAAATGGCCGAGAGTCGCCTCGTGGTCTCCCCCTTCGGCTGGGGCGAAATCGCCTACCGGGATTACGAAACCTTCCTGTGCGGTGCCGTCCTCTTGAAACCCGACATGTCTCACATGGAAACCTGGCCGGATTATTATCAAAATGGCACCACCATGGTGGCCCATCGTTGGGACCTGGCCGACCTTGACGAACAAATCACCACCATCCTGGCCAATCCCGCACACTTTACCGAAGTGGCCCGCCAGGGACAGGAAACCTATCGCCGCTATCTGCTTGGCCCTGAAGCCTGCCAGCTTTTTTGTGAGCGTTTTGTTGCGTTGGTTCGTGAGACCATGAACAATAACGTTGAACAGCGATTTTGA